The following nucleotide sequence is from Dehalococcoidia bacterium.
CCCGCTGTTGGTGGTGTCTTAGCTGCCGTATTTGGATTGCAATCAGTATTTTTGCTTAATGGATTGAGCAAAATTGTTATTGTTCTAGTTGTATTTTTTGGTGTCAAAGAAACACGTCCTACCCGAATGGAAACTTCTCCGGAAAAGCCTACAAGGAGAAAGCTATCCTTCTATCCATTTAAGGATCGTACGTTTGCTGTTTTAGCTATTGCCACTGCTGCATTTGCCATGAGTAACGCTGGAATTATGCAGACTCTTGTACCGGTATATGCGATTGACATGATTAAAGTAGACGAGGCGGCTGTGGGATTTTTAATTAGTGTTGCATCAACTGTCACGTTTTTGTTCGCATATCCTAATGGGATTATTGCTGATAAATATGGTAGAAAACGCTCTTTGGTTCCTGGCTTACTTTTGCTTGCATTAGCTTCTTTTGTACTTGCTGGATGGGATTTTTACACCGCTTTACTGGTT
It contains:
- a CDS encoding MFS transporter encodes the protein PAVGGVLAAVFGLQSVFLLNGLSKIVIVLVVFFGVKETRPTRMETSPEKPTRRKLSFYPFKDRTFAVLAIATAAFAMSNAGIMQTLVPVYAIDMIKVDEAAVGFLISVASTVTFLFAYPNGIIADKYGRKRSLVPGLLLLALASFVLAGWDFYTALLVAVGIKGLGEAMSLGTTQTYAMDLAPDHARGAYIGFWTFSQALGATLGPILMAGLYYLISPGAAFMTMAIILILAAVLLALFGRETGGRARIKNAPD